In Actinoplanes octamycinicus, the genomic window CCAGTAATCGCCACCGTCTGCGAACCGTTCCGGCACCAGACGGCATCCCTGGCTCGCCGCCTCGGCGACCGATGACCGGGTACCTCATACCCGCACCGGCACCGCAGGATTCGCCGTCCGCTGCGCCGCGTTGCCGTGCGTGGTGCTGATCGACTTCATGGGGCAGAACACCGCAGCGTCGAAGTCAACTTCCTGTGGACGGACACCAACCTGCCCCTCGCCCTGGCACTGCTGAGCGCGGCCGTCAGCGCGACGATCCTGGCCGTAGTGATCGGCACCGCCCGCATCGCCCCACCGCGCCACCTGTACCGCCCGGGCCACGGCAACTGACCGGCCCGATCGAACCCAGCGCACGCTCAACTCCTGGCCAGCCGCCGGACTGTACTCGTGACACCGGCGACGGGCGGAAAGGCCCTGCCATGACGGCCACGGCACCCCGCGACATGCCACTCGCCTCCCTGTCGCCGCCACTGCCCCCACGACTGCGCCTGGAACCCACCTGCTCCACTCATACCCTGCTGGACGGCGGCTGGTGGCCGCGTTCGACCGATCCCGTGACCGAACTGCCCGGCCTCGTGCTGGCCATTGACACCCTCCGCGGACCCGTGACCCGGCTGATCCTCAGCGCCGACGGCTGGAACACCCACCCTCAGCGTCTGGGCGTGGCCGGACGCGTCCTGCGGCTGGGCTACTTCACCAGCCAGGTTCCCAGTCTGCTCACCGCGATCTGCGCCAACCGCTCGCGCGTTGACCTGCTGGTCGTCCCCCCGCACACCACGGCCGCCGCAGCGGGCGCCGCGATGATCCTCGCTGCCACCGCCTCCAACCTCATTCACGCCCAGCACATCCCCCTGACACCCAGCGCACCACCACCAGTCGCCGCGGCCGAGGACGCCTGGGAGGACGAGGGCGGCCACTTGGCCGGCAGCAGTCCGGCGCCGCCGCGCCGACAGGCGATCCGATGACCCCATACACGCGACACCCGACACGTCCGGTGAGCCCGAGAGTCCTGACCCAGGCTCTGTACCGCGCCGCCGTCGCAGCAGGGCGCGCGCCGTCGGCCGACAACACACAGCCCTGGCGATGGCGCCTGACCGGTAACGCCATGGACCTGTATCTGGATCCCGATCGCATGAACGGCGGCCGCGGCCGCATCGGGCACCTCGACATGATCAGTTGTGGGGCAGCCCTGCACCACGCCCGTCTCGCCCTGGCCGCCCAGGGCTGGCGGGCGACCGTCCACCGACGCCCCCGCCCGGGCAGCACCCACCACGTGGCGCATCTGCGCATCGACGGACCCGCCCCGGTGAGCGCCGGCACCGCCGGACTGGCCCGGGCCATCCGGCAGCGGCACACCGACCTGCGCCCCGTCACCGGCAGCCCGCTCGGGGCACTCGATCTGCGGACCCTCAGCCGAGCATTCACCTCACCCGACATCAGCGTGCACATCCTGCGCCCCGATGAAATCCTCACGCTCACGCTAGCGGCCGCCCACGCGCGGCACGTCGAGGCAACCGAGGCGCAATGGCACGAACAACTGACGCTGTGGACCGGCGCCGACCGCATCCTGGGCACCGTCGACCGCCTGCGCCTGCCCACCCGGCCCGGAGACCACGACCGGGCGGCGACCTTCGCCGTTCTGCACGGTCGAGGCGATCAAGACATCGAGTGGCTGCACGCCGGCGAGACACTCTCCACCGGCTGGCTGGTCGCCACCCAACTGGCCGTGTCGGTACTACCGTTCAGCGCACCGATCGAGAACACCCAGGCCCGCGAAGCCCTGAGCCGTGCCGTGCCGGACCTCAACCATCCGTACCTGATGATGCGACTGGGCAGGCACACGTCCGCAGCCAGCGCCTCACCCTCCGTGCGGCTCGATGCCGCCGAGATCTTTGGAGCACCACACCCCCTGTGAGGCTGGGTCCGCTCCCTCTGCCGGTGGCCTTGTGCTGCGGAGCGTGACCGACGCTGTGACCAGCGGGATGGTGTGAGTGACCTGCTGCTCCAAGTGGAGAAGTCCGCTCCGGTCGAGACTGTCGGCATCGACGTCGGCGCGTGGTGGGTGGCGCTTCTCCTCGCGGCCGGTGAGCTGAGGACCGTCTCTCCAGAAGCCATCTTTACAAGAAGGGCATCAATGTATTAACTCGACGTAACGCAGTGGGAGCGCTCCCACTCACCAGTCCGAAGGGAGCGGGTCGATGCCACGGGCGTATCGGAACGCCATACTCGCGCTGCTGCTCATGGTGGGTGTCACCGTCATGGCGCGGCCCTCCCAGGCCGCCGAGCCGGCCTACAACTACGGCGAGGCGCTGCAGAAGTCGCTGCTGTTCTACGAGGCCCAGATCGCCGGCAAGAAGCCCGACTGGAGCCGGGTCTCCTGGCGCGGCGACGCGGCGATGACCGACGGCGCCGACGCCGGCCTGGACCTCACCGGCGGCTGGTTCGACGCCGGTGACCACGTCAAGTTCGGGCTGCCGATGGCGTTCAGCACCACCATGCTGGCCTGGGGCGCGGTGCAGAACCGGGCCGCCTACGCCGCCTCCGGCCAGCTCACCCACCTGCTGAACAACCTGCGCGTACCGAACGACTACTTCATCAAGGCGCACCCGTCGGCCACCGTCCTGTACGGCCAGGTGGGCAACGGCGACGCGGACCACAAGTGGTGGGGACCGGCCGAGGTGCTGCCGATGGCGCGTCCGGCGTACAAGATAGACGCCACCTGTGGTGGCAGCGACCTGGCCGGGGAGACGGCCGCCGCGATGGCCGCCAGCTCGATGGTCTTCCGCCCGACCGATCCGGCCTACGCCGACACGCTGCTCACCCACGCCAAGCAGCTGTACACCTTCGCGGACACGGTGCGGCGCGCCTACTCGGAGTGCATCACCGACGCGGCTGCCTTCTACAAGTCGTGGAGTGGTTACGCCGACGAGCTGGTGTGGGGCGCGATCTGGCTCTACCGGGCGACCGGCGACACGTCGTATCTGGCGAAGGCCGAGGCCGGCTACGACGCGCAGGGCAACGAGCCGCAGAGCACCACCAAGTCCTACAAGTGGACGATCGCCTGGGACAACAAGCAGTTCGGCAACTATGTGCTGCTCGCCCAGCTGACCGGCAAGCAGAAGTATCTCGACGACGCGAACCGCTGGCTGGACTGGTTCACCGTCGGGGTGAACGGTGACAAGGTGCGCACCTCCCCCGGCGGCCAGGTCTTCGTGGACAGCTGGGGATCGCTGCGCTACGCGGCCAACACCGCCTTCGCCGCGCTGGTCTACAGCGGCGTGACGACCGATCAGACCCGCAAGGCGCGCTACCACGACTTCGCGGTCCGGCAGATCAACTACGCGCTCGGCGACAACCCGCGCAAGGCCAGCTACGTGATCGGCTTCGGCGCGAACCCGCCGAAGAACCCGCACCACCGCACCGCGCACGGCTCCTGGTGGGACAGCCAGCAGGTGCCCGAGCAGACCCGGCACACCCTGTACGGCGCGCTGGTCGGCGGCCCGTCCGCGCCGGACGACAAGTACGCCGACAACCGCGGCGATTACGTGATGAACGAGGTGGCCACCGACTACAACGCCGGTTTCACCTCGGCGCTGGCCGCGCTGCAGGGTGAGTTCGGTGGCGCTCCGCTGGCGAACTTCCCGCAGGCCGAGAAGCCGGACATCGCCGAGATGTCGGTGGAGACCACGGTGATGCAGAACGAGACGCGCAGCACCGGGATCAAGGCGATCGTCTACAACAAGTCGGCGTTCCCGGCGCGGGCGCTGACCCACGCGCGGTTCCGCTACTACTTCACCCGCGACGACGACTCGGCGCTGGCCGTGTCGTCGCCCTACACCCAGGGCTGCCCCGGCCCGACCGCGGCCAGGCAGGCGTCCGGTTCGCTCTGGTACGTCGAGGTGGACTGCACCGGCTGGACGATCGCCCCGGCCGGCCAGTCCGCGCACCGGATGGAGGTCCAGCTCAAGATCGGGGTGGTCGAGGGCGGCCGGTGGGATCCGTCCAACGACCCGTCGTACCAGGCCACGGCCGGTCCGAACGCGACCGTGCCGCTCTACGAGGGCAGCACGCTGGTCTGGGGCGCCGAGCCGGGCGGACCGACCACGAGTCCCAGCCCGAGCCCCAGCGTCAGCGACAGCCCGAGTCCGAGCCCGAGTCCGAGCGCCAGCGCCAGCCCGGCCCCGACCGGCCCGTGCCGCGTCGGCTACAGCACCAACGACTGGGGTTCCGGCTTCACCGCCACCGTCACGGTCACCAACACCAGCCAGACCACGATCAACACCTGGAAACTGCTCTTCGCGTACGACGCGGGCCAGCGCGCCGGGCAGGCGTGGTCGGCGACCGTCACCCAGTCCGGCACCCAGGTGACCGCTACGAACCTCACCTACAACGGCACCCTGGCGCCCGGAGCGTCCACCAGCTTCGGTTTCAACGGCACCACCACCGGTACGAACCCGCGCCCGACAGCCTTCACCCTGAACGGCGCCACCTGCACCATCGCCTGATCCAAAGGGGCCGGGGCGCCGAAGGAGGCGCCCCGGCCATTCTCCGGTGAACGCGTGATGACCACTGATCGAATGGTCGCTCGCGACGAATCCGCCACCCCCGCCGCTCCGCTAGATTGCGGTGCGGAATGCGGCACGGGGGATAAATGGACACCACTACCACCATCCTGGACCGGGTGTCCCCCGCGGACACCGGCCGGTCCGGATCGAGCACGGAACGCCGGCCATGGCTCGCGCTGACGCTGATCCTGGTGATCGCGGCGGCCGTCCGGCTCTACCGGTTCCCGGGGGTGCCGCACGGGCTGAACCAGGATGAGGTGTCGGCCGGTTACGAGACGCTGTCGCTGCTCAGCGCCGGCACCGACCGGTGGGGCACCCGCTGGCCCGCCTACTTCACCGCTTTCGGCAGCGGGCAGAACGTGCTGCTGTCGTACCTCAACATGCCCTTCGTCGCGGTCCTCGGTCCGACGCCGCTGGCCGTGCGGCTGCTGCCGGCCCTGCTCGGCGTGCTGACCGTCGCGGTCACCTACGCGCTCACCACCCGGCTCGCCGGGCGCCGGGCCGGGATCCTCGCGGCGCTGCTGCTGGTGGCCTGTCCGTGGCACGTGATGATGTCGCGCTGGTCGCTGGAGTCGAACCTGCTGCCACCGGTGATGCTGATCGCGGTCTGGCTGCTGGTGGTGGCCCACCAGTCGGAGCGGCGCTGGCTGCTGCCGGTATCGCTGATGCCGATGGCGCTGGTCTTCTACGCCTACGCGGCGGCGACCCTGGTGGTCGTGCTGTTCGTGGCCGGTTTCCTGGCGGTCCGGTTCGGCACGGTACGCCGCCGCCCGCTCGCCACCACGGCCAGCGTCGCCCTGTTCGGCCTGGTGGCGCTGCCGTACGGAATGTTCCTGCTGGTCAACCAGATCCTGCACCGGGCGCCGGGCTGGGTGTCCGCGCTGCCGTTCGGGGTGCCACTGCTGCCCGGCAGCCGGGTCTCGGAGATCAACACGGACAGCCTGGTCGCCGACAACGTGCGCTTCGCCGTGCGGGGCTTCGACGACGGCCTGCCGTGGAACGTGATGTCGCCCTACCTGCCGTTCGGCCTGGTGATCATCCCGCTCGCCGCGGTCGGCGGCTACTTCGCCCTCCGGCGCCGGACCGACGTCCCGCTGCTCTGGCTGGGCGCCACCCTGCCGATGTTCTTCCTGGTCCAGCTCAACGTCAACCGGATCAACGCGCTCTTCCTCCCGCTGATCATCCTGGCCGCGCTGGGCCTGGACGGGATCGCCCGGTCGATCGCCGAGGCCCGCGCCGGCCGCGCGGTGATCGCCGCCGTCCTGTCGGTGGCGCTGCTCTACCACGCCGCCTTCGTCCAGGACTACTTCACCGGCTACAACGACCTGGTCCGCACCCGGTTCGCCGCCGGCCTGGACCGGGCGCTGACCGTCGCCGAACGCCACACCGCGCCCGGCCAGCCGGTCTACCTCTCCGACGGCATCCCGCTCAACTACCTCTACCTGCTGTTCTACCGCGACGTCGACCCGCGCGAGTTCCGCGCCCACGCGCAGATCGAGCTGCGCGGCAGTGTCTACTTCGTCCGCAACTACCGGTCGTTCTACTTCCACCAGGACGATCCGGCGCTGATCGCCTCCCCGGAATACCTCGGGATCTACCGAGTCGACGAGCCGAAGAAGTGCGCCGGGACGACCCCGGTCACCAGGCGCAAGGTGGCCTCGGTCGGCGCCTTCTGGGTCGTCCGGTGCAGCCGCTGACGCTCAGCGCCGGCTGCTCTCCCGCACCTTCAGCTCGGTGAGCAGGGTGACTGTCGACTGTGGCCGGTCCGGCTCGGCGATCCGCTCGGCCAGCAGCGTCGCCGCGGTCCGGCCCAGCTCGTAGGTCGGCTGCGCGATCGTGGTCAGCGACGGCCGGAACAGCCGCGCCCCGGGGATCTCGTCGAACCCGACCACGCCCATCCCGGCCGGGATGGTGACGCCCCGGTCGACCAGGCACTCGACCGCGCCGACGGTCATCAGGTTGTTGGCGGCGAACAGCGCGTCCGGCGGGTCGCCCGCGTCCAGCAGCGACGCCATCGCGGTGTACCCGCCGTCCTCCCGGAAGTCGGCGTGCCGGACCAGCTCGGCCGGGGCCGCCAGCCCGCGCGCGGTCAACGCCCGCTGGTAGCCGCGCAGCCGCTGCACCGCCGTCGACAGCTGGCTCGGCCCGGTGATGCAGGCGATCCGCCGGTAGCCGTGGTCGATCAGGTGCGTGGTGGCCAACTCGGCGCCGTGCTCGTTGTCGACCAGGACGCTGTCCACCCGGGCGCCGCTGATCTGCCGGTCGATCGCCACGACCGGAGTGCCCGCCTCGATCAGCCGGTTGACGTTCGCCGATTCCCCGGCGCTGGAGATGATCACGCCGGCCATCTGGTCCTCCAGGGCGGCGGTGACGTACCTCGCCTCCTTACCCGGGTCCTCGTCGCTGTTGCACAGCACCACCGAGTAGCCGGCCCGCTGGGCGACGTCCTCGACGCCGCGGACCAGCGCGGTGAAGAACGGGTTCGCCACGTCGGAGATGATCACCGCCCACAGCGTGGTGCGGCTGCGGCGCAGGTTGCGGGCCACGCTGTTCGGTCGGTAGTTGAGATCGCGGACCGCGCTCTGCACCCGGGCGGCCAGATCCGGGTCGACGGTGGCCTGACCGTTGAGCACCCGGGAGACGGTGGCCGGGGAGACCTGCGCTCGCTGCGCGACGTCATAGATGGTCGCCATGATCCCCATCATTATCGACCGGGCCAACGGCTCGCACGCCGCCCGCCCGCGAGCGCCGTTCCGGCACGGTCCACCCCGGCCGGACGAGGCAGTCGAACCCACCCCACCGCCCGGCTCCGGCCGAAGCTCGGTCGGGCAGGATGGCTGCCGTGGGGACCTGGGGTGTGGAGCCGTTCGAGAACGATGAGGCGGGCGACTTCGCCATCACGCTGGACGCCGCCTCACCGGCCGAGCGGGTCGAGCTGGTCGGGCGGGCGCTGGACGAGCGATCGGACATCCCGGCGGTGGCCGGTCAGGAGCCGGAGCGCCACTTCTGGTCGCGGCGCCAGGTGCAGTCGCGCAGGCGGACCGTTCCGGTGCCGGCCCGGTCGACGGTCTCCTCGGTGAGGCACCGGCCGTGGCGGCCGCTGCGGATCACCTTGACGAACCACCAGTCCTGCGCCGGATCGGCGCCGTCGCAGGGCGCGACCCGGACCACGGTGCCTTCCGCGCGAACGCAGTTCTCGCCGTTGTAGAACGCGCCGGTGCTCGCCTGGAACCACTGCTGGCCCACCGCCCCGTTCGAGCACGGCCGGGTGCTCAGGACGCTGCCGACCGCCCCGCCGGTCAGGCACCGGGTGCTGTCCGACCAGGTCACGATCGAGCCCTGATGCAGTGGCGGCGGCGCCGGAAGGGGCGCGGCGGCCGCGAATCCGGCGGTGAGCGCGGCCAGCGCCCGGGTGCTTCGCTGCATGAGTTGAACTGTAGGAATTCCCGGTGCGAGACCGCAGGAAAACGGGCGGGGTGGGCACCGAAGGCCCACCCCGTTTCCGTACGCTCAGCGCGTCACTTCTTGGCAGCCGGAGCCTTGCCGGCCGCTCCGGCGTCGTTTGCCGCGCCCGCCTCCTCGGCCGCGCCCTGGTCCTCAGCGCCGGCACCCTGCTCGCCGGCACCCTGGTCCTCAGCACCCGCACCCTGCTCGCCGGCACCCTGGTCCTCAGCACCGGCGCCCTGGTCCTCGGCGCCCGCGCCGGCCGCCCCGGCCACCGCCTTGGCGTCGGCCAGCGCGAGGCAAGCCTGCAGCAGAGTCGCCTGAGCCGAGGTCACCGCCTGGGCAGCCGCGCCCTGGTCCCCGGCCGCACCCTGGTCGCCGGCGTTCTGGTCGTCTGCGGCACCCTGCTCGCCGGCCGCGCCCTGCTCAGCGGCGCCCTTGCCCTTGCCGTTGCCCTTGTCGGCGCCCTTCTCCGCGCCCTTGCCGGCCGCCTTCTTCAGCGCCTTCAGGTACTTCTTGGCCAGCTTCTTGTTCGCGGCCTTGTTCTCCGCCGCGCTCTGCTCCGCCGCCTGCCCGGCCTGCTCCCCGGTCGCCGCCGCGGCGTCCGCCGCGAACTGGTCGCACGCCGCTTCCAGGGCCTGCGCCGAGGCGATCGCCGCGGCGCCCGCGTCCTGGGCCGCGACCGGCTGCAGTTCCTCGCCGTCGCAGACCACGCTGCCGGCGTTCACCTGCAGCTCCTTGCATTGAGAGATGTCGAACTGCTGACCGTCCACGCTCACCAGATCGGCCGCCTTGGGCTGGGTGCTCGCGTTCGCCAGCTGGACCCCGGCCACGCCGGTGGCGACCAGAACTCCGGCGACCACCGCCGCGCCGATCGCCTTCCGGCGGTTGCCCTGAATCCCCTGGTTGCGTCGGTACGCGCGCGACCTCATGAAGCACTCCTCGTCGTGGGACGTCGATGTTCACCGGTTGGGGGGCCATACGGGGGCAGTCGGCCGGGCGGTTCAACGCCGGTCCTCCGCCCGGGGCCTCCGGAGCCCCGGAAAGACCCGGAAAACCGCAGGTCAGAGCGGTGTTCCAAAAACCTCGAAAAAGTTTGCCGGATTCGCACCAACGGGTGATCATCGATCGAACGTTCCGCCCAGCGTGACCGGAAACGGTCAGAGAGGGAGCTATCCGTGGATCCGGTGGATGTCGCCCGCGAACTGGTCCTCGATCGTTTCCCGGCGGCCGAGTGGGCGATGCTCACCGGCAGCGTGGTCGGCCCGCGCCGCACGGCCGGCTCCGACCTGGACATCGTGGTGCTCGACGAGACCGACCCGGGCCATCGGGAGAGCCTGCGGCACCGGGGCTGGCCGGTGGAGTTCTTCGTGCACACCAGCGACCGGCTCGCCGGCTTCCTGGCGAGCGAGCTGGCCCAGCGCAAGCCGAGCACGCATCGCATGCTGGCGGACGGCGTCGTCCTCTGCGGCGACCCGGGAGAGCTCCCGGCGCGGTGCGGCGAGATCCTCGCCGCCGGGCCCGGCCCGCTCACCACCGCCGAGCAGGACTGGCTCCGGTACGGCCTGACCGACGGCCTCGACGACCTGCGTCACGCCACCGACCCCGGTGAACGCACAGTGATCGCCGCGACGCTGTGGACCGGCACCGCCGAGGCGTTCCTCTCGCTGGCCGGCCGCTGGTTGAGCACCGGCAAGTGGCTCCTGCGCGACCTGCGTGAACACGACCCGGCGTTCGCCGAGCGCTGGCTGGCGTCGCGCGACGACCCGGCCGCGCTCGCCACCGAGGTGCTGGACAGCGCCGGCGGCCCCCTGTTCGAGGGCTACCGTGCGTAGCCGGGACCTGCTGCCCGCTTGACGGCGGCACGGGACGATGGCGTACGTGAACAGTGAATCGCCGCGCGGGCTCCTCGTCATCGTCTGCGGGCTCCCGGGGAGCGGAAAGACCACCACGGCCAAGGAGATCGCCACGCGGCGGCGGGGTGTCCGGCTCGGTCCCGACGAATGGATGGCCGCGCTCGGCGTCACCCTGTGGGACGCCGAGATGCGCGACCGCATAGAAGCCCTGCAGTGGTCGCTCGCCCGGGAACTCCTGAGCGTCGGCACCACCGTGATCATCGAGTGGGGGACGTGGGCCCGCTCCGAACGTGATGCCCTCCGGCTCCAGGCGCGGCAGCTCGGCGCCGCGGTCCAGCTCGTACACCTCGACGTCCCGAACGACGAACTCTGGCGCCGCATCCAGGCGCGCGCCATGGAGGACCCGCCCATCCAGCGGTCCGACCTCGACCGATGGCGCCGCCAGTTCGAGCCCCCGGACGAGCGGGAGTTCGCGCTTTATGACCCGCGGCCCGCAGAGTGACCAGCAGCGGGCAATGCCGCAGATCCTTGCCGTGCACCGGCGGTGGGTGGCCTCTCTGCACGGGTTCTACAGGCCGGGGGCGCCCTGTGAGTGCTGCCGGAGTCACGGTCGCCCGAGGGGCTCACCGCCGATCTGGTGGCGATCCTCGCTGGAGCCAGCTGCCCGGACCCGGACATTCCGGCAGCCCGGCCGGTGGTCAGTGGCAGCTGTGGTGGGGCGGGCAGTGCGGTGGCGGGCCGGTGACCAGGTCGTGGACGCCGCCGAGGACGGCGGTGGTGACCAGGAAGAGGGCGAAGGCGGCGCGGCGGCGGACGGCGGCCGGGTGGGACGGGTGACGACGGTGCATGGCTGTCCTCAAGAAGATCGGATTTCGCCTCTCACGCTAGGACTGTCGGTATTAGTACTGCTAGAGAACATCATCCCTTTTGCCGGACCAGCGGGCCGGACGATCCGATGATCGTTCCGGCCCGCCGATCCGGACTAATCCCCGCGCGGGACCCCCGTCCGCCCGGCCAGCAGCGCCGGCCCAGCCGCCGGCCCGTCAGTGGGACCCGGCCAGGGCGCTGAACCACTCCGCGATCCGCGGCACGGCCAGCAGCTCGGCGCCCTCGTGGACCATCCCGCTGAAGGAGCGGTCCACGCCCACGTCGACCGCCGGGACCCGGGCGCCGCGAGCGGCGAACGACGACCGGCACGCCGTGGCGTTCCCGGTGACCGCCTGCTCGTCGCCGGGGCTGACGTAAAGCCGCACCGGCACCGCCGGCTGCCACTCGCAGACGCTGTCCGCCTCGCGCAGCGCCGCGGCGAACCGGGCGTTCGGGTGCAGCAGCAGCTCCCGCCCGCGCGGGGTGAGCAGCTCGCCGACCGAGTCCGGCACACCGGCGATCACCTCCGGGCCGGGGTGGCTGGCGTCGAACAGCTCGCCCATGCCGGTGTAGCCCGCGGCGAACACGTCGCGCGGGTCGCGGTAGATGTCGTGCAGCCGGTCGTAGGACGACAGCAGGTACGCCATGTACGCCGCCCCCAGCTTCGGCGTCACCTCGGGCGTGAACACCGCCGGGATCTCCACCCGCCGCATCGCGTAGGCCCCGCTGATCGGGGCGACCGCGGCCGGCCGGAACCACGGGTCCGCCCCGCCCTGCAGGGCCCGGGCCAGCCCGAGCGCGGCCGACGCCCCCTGCGAGAAGCCGGCCGCGTACACCTCCCGGTCCAGGGTGCGGCCCTGCCGGGCGACGAACGTGCGGGCCGCCCGGAGCAGGTCGAGCGAGGCGCTGGTCTCGGTCGGCACGTCCATCCACGGGTGCGGGCCGGCGCCGGCGCCCAGTCCCAGGTAGTCCGGGGCGACCGCGGCGAACCCGGTGGACGCGAAGGTGATCGCCGGGCCGGACAGGAACATGTCGTCCGGGGCGACCGACGGGGCGTCGCCGCGGTAGACCGAGGTGCCATGGCCGAACGACACCGTCCGCAGGTGGCGGTCGCCGGTGCGGGGCAGGACCAGCAGACCGCTGGCCGCGGTGGGACGGCCGTGGGCGTCGACCGTGCGGTAGACGAGTTGGTGCAGGCTCACGCCGTACCGGGAACTCGGGGTGTGGAAACCCGCGGCGGTGAGCGCCGAGCCGACCTCGGCCCCGGACTCGTAGGTGGTCAGCGGGTGCTGCGCCAGCAGCGCACCGCGGTCGATGGCCGGTGACGCGGCGGCGGGCGTGTTCACCGCCCCCACGGCGACCGCCGTGAGCAGGAATGCCGCGATGATCCGTCGATGTTTTCGCATGGTCCTGACGCTAGGCAGCGCGCCGGTCGGGTTCGATCCTGCTGACCGCAGTCCCGGGGTAGGGAAAAGTCCCCTACGACACCAGGTCGATCAGCGCGCGGGTGGCGGCGCCCGGCGTGCGGTCGGCGGGCATCGCCAGCGACAACGGCCAGCGCAGGTCCGCGCCGGTCACCGGCAGCACCGCCACTCCGGTGATCCCGTCCAGCAGGAACCGGGGCAGCAGGGTGATCCCGAGCCCGTGCCGCACGTAGTCGGCGCCGGTGCCGATGTCGCTGATCTCGATGGTGACCCGGCGGCGGACCCCGGCCGCGGCGAACGCCCGGTCGGCCACCGCCCGGTTGCCGTAACCGGCCGGCGAGTCGATGAAGTCCAGGCCGGCCAGCTCGGTGATCGGCACCGACTCCCGGCCGGCGAGCGGGTGGCCGGGCGGCACCACCAGGTCGAGCTGCGCGGACGCCAGGGGGAGCAGCCGGATGCCGGGTGGCGGCGGGCCGGGCAGCGAGACGAAGGCCAGGTCGAGACGGTGCTCGGTGAGTGCGGTGACCAGGCCGGCCGAGCCGGACGGGGCGGCGCTGGTCTGCAGCAGCACGCCGGGGTGGCGGCGATGGTACTCACCGAGCAGGGCGGGCAGGTCGAGCAGCCGGATCGAGGTGAGCACGCCGAGCCGCAGCGTGCCGCGCAGGCCGCCGCGCACCTCGTCGACCGCGTCCCGGGCGTCGCGGGCCGCGTCCAGGGCGGTCCGGGCGCGCGGCAGCAGGGCCGCGCCGGCGTCGGTGAGCAGCACCCGCTTGGCGTTGCGGTCGAACAGCGGGACGCCGAGCTCGCGCTCCAGCGTCTTGATCGCGGCGGACACCGCGGACTGGACCACGTGCAGCCGCTCGGCGGCCCGGGAGAAGTGCTGCTCCTCGGCGACCGCGACGAAGTACTCCAGCTGGCGCAGCTCCACGCCGCAAGTATCGCAGATCTTGATGGTCACCTTCGAAATGATTCGTTGGACGTGATGCTCGCTGGTGCGGAAGCTGTCGGCATGACTCTTCTGGCTCCCGCTCCGGTCACCACCCGGCACGGCGCCGGGTTCTGGATGATCGCCGGCGCGTTCCTGATCGCGATGGCGTTCTCCACCGTCCCGACCCCGCTCTACCCGCTCTATTCGGCGCGGGACGGTTTCTCCACCCTCACCGGCACCATCGTGTTCGCGGTCTACGCGGTCGGCGTGGTGATCAGCCTGCTGCTCGCCGGGCACATCTCCGACTGGACCGGCCGCAAGCGGATCCTCATCCCGGCGCTCGGCCTGGAGCTGGCCGCGGCGGTGCTCTTCCTGGCCGGCACGGCGCTGCCGGTGCTGCTGGCCGCCCGGTTCCTGACCGGCCTGGGCGTCGGCTTGATCACCGCGACGGCCACCGCGTACTTGCACGACCTGCACACCGCGCACCGCCCCGGCGCCTCGAAGCAGCGCTTCGAGATCGTCTCCACGGCGGCCAACACCGGTGGGCTCGGGTTCGGATCGCTGCTGGCCGGCGGGATCGCCGCGTTCACCCAGACCCCTTTGCGGACGCCGTACGTCGTCTTCGCCGTCCTGCTGCTGGTCGCCGTCGCCGCCGTCGCGCTGACCCCGGAGACCGTGCTGGAGCGCCCGGCCGAGCCGGTCTACCGCCCGCAGCGGTTCACCGCCGACCGGGCCGTGGCCGGCTACCTGGCCGCCGGGTTCGCCGCGTTCGCGGTGTTCGGCCTGTTCACCTCGGTCGCCCCGGGCTTCGTCGCCGGCACCCTGCACCAC contains:
- a CDS encoding MFS transporter — its product is MTLLAPAPVTTRHGAGFWMIAGAFLIAMAFSTVPTPLYPLYSARDGFSTLTGTIVFAVYAVGVVISLLLAGHISDWTGRKRILIPALGLELAAAVLFLAGTALPVLLAARFLTGLGVGLITATATAYLHDLHTAHRPGASKQRFEIVSTAANTGGLGFGSLLAGGIAAFTQTPLRTPYVVFAVLLLVAVAAVALTPETVLERPAEPVYRPQRFTADRAVAGYLAAGFAAFAVFGLFTSVAPGFVAGTLHHPSRLLAGAVVFAVFGAAAAAQALTGRLTATAKLALGLAAQAAGVVLLLAGMSLASLPLFVLGGMIAGVGAGTLFKTAVAMVSALAAPERRGESLAGLFLAGYLGLTAPVIGLGLATQAFTALTAMTGFAVLILALLGTVAALTMRRLVIHPAMPPTPR